A single Carnobacterium inhibens subsp. inhibens DSM 13024 DNA region contains:
- a CDS encoding response regulator transcription factor, whose product MNKILIIEDEKNLARFVELELKHEGYETEVRYNGRTGLEAAVAEDAHWDVVLLDLMLPELNGIDVCRRIRQVSNVPIIMMTARDSVIDRVSGLDHGADDYIVKPFAIEELLARLRALFRRIEIESEQNITKQTTVTYRDLTVEKENRVVRRGDEVIELTKREYELLLELMENVNVVLARDVLLNKVWGYETEVETNVVDVYIRYLRNKIDVPNVDSYIQTVRGTGYVMRS is encoded by the coding sequence ATGAATAAAATTTTAATTATTGAAGATGAAAAAAATCTGGCTCGTTTTGTAGAACTTGAATTAAAACATGAAGGATATGAAACAGAAGTTCGTTACAATGGGCGTACAGGATTAGAAGCAGCAGTTGCAGAAGATGCACATTGGGATGTAGTTTTATTAGATTTAATGTTACCGGAATTAAATGGAATAGATGTTTGTCGTCGTATTAGACAAGTTAGCAATGTACCTATTATTATGATGACTGCGAGAGATTCAGTTATTGATCGGGTATCTGGTTTAGACCATGGTGCAGATGATTATATTGTTAAACCATTTGCCATTGAAGAATTATTAGCACGCTTGCGCGCTTTGTTCCGTCGGATAGAAATTGAAAGTGAACAAAACATTACAAAACAAACGACTGTAACGTATAGAGATTTAACAGTTGAAAAAGAAAACAGAGTTGTCCGTCGTGGTGACGAAGTTATTGAATTAACAAAACGTGAATACGAATTGTTATTAGAATTAATGGAAAACGTGAATGTTGTATTAGCACGTGATGTTTTATTGAATAAAGTATGGGGATATGAAACAGAAGTTGAAACAAACGTAGTAGATGTTTATATCCGTTACTTAAGAAATAAAATTGATGTTCCAAATGTTGACAGTTATATTCAAACTGTTCGCGGTACAGGATATGTGATGCGTTCGTGA
- a CDS encoding acylphosphatase, with protein MNSFLSTVKKFLFPINNSLEPLNDNTQNGGIDMKKVSIQVTGLVQGVGFRYMTKLTADQIGVYGIVRNESDGSVYIEANGEPEKIDQFIEKIRNSPSPSGRVDSITIEELTSIPNRDKFTISN; from the coding sequence ATGAACTCGTTCTTATCAACAGTCAAAAAGTTTCTTTTTCCAATCAATAATTCATTAGAGCCGTTAAATGATAACACCCAAAATGGAGGGATAGATATGAAAAAAGTTTCTATACAAGTAACCGGACTTGTACAAGGTGTTGGCTTTCGCTATATGACAAAATTGACAGCTGATCAAATAGGCGTTTATGGCATTGTCCGTAATGAATCAGATGGAAGTGTATATATAGAAGCTAATGGTGAACCAGAAAAAATCGACCAATTTATAGAAAAAATAAGAAATTCGCCTTCACCAAGCGGCAGAGTTGATTCTATAACTATTGAGGAGCTCACTTCAATACCGAATAGAGATAAGTTTACAATAAGCAATTGA
- the gndA gene encoding NADP-dependent phosphogluconate dehydrogenase, with protein sequence MSKQQIGVVGMAVMGKNLALNIESRGYTVSVYNRTTSKTEAVIAENPGKKLVLTRTVEEFVDSLEKPRRILLMVQAGKGTDATIQSLLPHLDKGDVLIDGGNTFFKDTIRRSEELAESGVNFIGTGVSGGEEGALKGPAIMPGGQKEAYDLVAPILEQIAAVAEDGEACVTYIGPNGAGHYVKMVHNGIEYGDMQLIAESYHLLRNVAGLSVEEIAEVFAEWNKGELDSFLIEITATALTKKDPETGKPMVDIILDRAGNKGTGKWTSQSALDLGVPLPLITESVFARYISALKEERVEASKVLPKPASYSFDGDKAELVEKIRQALYFSKIMSYAQGFAQMRTASEEYDWNLQYGEIAKIFRAGCIIRARFLQKITDAYDRNADLKNLMLDEYFMDITKNYQDSVRDIIGIAVKSGVPIPTFSSAIAYYDSYRTADLPANIIQAQRDYFGAHTYERTDKAGTFHFDWYGNEGEEQL encoded by the coding sequence ATGAGTAAGCAACAAATTGGTGTAGTTGGAATGGCTGTTATGGGGAAAAACTTGGCTTTAAACATTGAAAGCAGAGGTTATACTGTATCCGTTTATAATCGAACTACTTCTAAAACAGAAGCCGTTATTGCAGAAAACCCAGGTAAAAAATTAGTATTGACTCGTACAGTTGAAGAGTTTGTAGATTCTCTTGAAAAACCAAGACGTATTTTATTAATGGTACAAGCAGGTAAAGGAACGGATGCAACCATCCAATCTTTATTGCCGCATCTTGATAAGGGCGATGTATTGATTGACGGAGGAAATACCTTCTTTAAAGATACGATTCGTCGTAGTGAAGAATTGGCTGAATCAGGTGTGAACTTTATTGGAACAGGAGTTTCCGGTGGAGAAGAAGGCGCATTAAAAGGACCAGCTATTATGCCTGGGGGACAAAAGGAAGCATATGACTTAGTTGCACCTATCCTTGAACAAATTGCTGCTGTAGCTGAAGACGGTGAAGCTTGTGTTACTTATATCGGACCAAATGGAGCAGGTCATTACGTTAAAATGGTCCACAATGGTATCGAATATGGCGATATGCAATTGATTGCTGAATCTTATCACTTGTTACGTAATGTTGCAGGTTTATCAGTTGAAGAAATAGCTGAAGTATTTGCTGAATGGAACAAAGGCGAATTAGATAGTTTCTTAATTGAAATCACAGCAACAGCTTTAACTAAAAAAGATCCTGAAACTGGAAAACCAATGGTCGACATCATTTTAGATCGTGCTGGAAATAAAGGTACAGGTAAATGGACATCACAAAGTGCATTAGATTTAGGTGTACCACTACCATTGATTACAGAATCTGTTTTTGCACGTTATATCTCAGCATTAAAAGAAGAACGTGTTGAAGCAAGCAAGGTTTTGCCGAAACCAGCTAGTTATTCATTTGATGGAGATAAAGCTGAATTGGTTGAAAAAATCAGACAAGCTTTATACTTTAGTAAAATCATGAGTTATGCTCAAGGGTTCGCCCAAATGCGCACAGCTAGTGAAGAATATGACTGGAATTTACAATATGGGGAAATCGCAAAAATTTTCCGCGCCGGATGTATTATTCGTGCTCGCTTCTTACAAAAAATTACAGATGCTTATGATCGCAATGCAGATCTTAAAAACTTAATGTTAGATGAGTACTTTATGGATATCACAAAAAATTACCAAGACTCTGTTCGTGATATTATTGGTATCGCTGTCAAATCAGGTGTGCCTATCCCAACGTTCTCTTCTGCAATAGCTTATTATGATTCATATCGTACAGCTGATTTGCCTGCAAATATCATTCAAGCTCAACGTGATTATTTCGGAGCACACACTTATGAAAGAACAGATAAAGCTGGAACGTTCCATTTTGACTGGTACGGTAACGAAGGAGAAGAACAACTTTAG
- a CDS encoding BMP family lipoprotein, which translates to MKSRNFKSLLTLGLLSSLTLAACGADEGSDNASSSGSGEDYSIVMVTDVGGVDDKSFNQSAWEGMEAWGEEHKLEKGPDGYNYIQSDEDSQFVTNLNTAVNNNFDLIFGIGFKLKPAMIDVAEQNPDQNFVIIDETIEADNVSSVLFKDHEAAFLAGVAAAETTETDHVGFIGGQQSAVIDRFEAGFVAGVQDVNPDIKIDVEYAGSFGDAALGKQLAAAMYSSGADIIYHASGDTGNGVFSEAIDRMNSNPDQKLWVIGVDRDQTAEGEYDGGNLTLTSTLKGVGQAVQDIANASMEGNFPGGEISNFGLAEDSVGITEGALSEDVIKTVEDYKQQIIDGTITVPEAP; encoded by the coding sequence GTGAAGAGTAGAAATTTTAAGAGTCTATTGACTCTGGGTCTATTATCAAGTTTAACATTGGCTGCATGTGGAGCTGATGAAGGAAGTGATAATGCTTCATCTTCAGGTTCAGGAGAAGATTATTCAATTGTTATGGTTACCGACGTAGGTGGAGTAGATGATAAATCATTTAACCAATCTGCTTGGGAAGGTATGGAAGCTTGGGGAGAAGAGCACAAACTTGAAAAAGGACCTGATGGATACAACTACATTCAATCAGATGAAGATTCTCAATTTGTTACAAATTTAAATACTGCTGTAAATAATAATTTTGATTTGATTTTTGGGATTGGATTTAAATTAAAACCAGCAATGATAGACGTTGCTGAACAAAATCCAGATCAAAACTTTGTTATTATTGATGAAACAATTGAAGCTGACAACGTTTCTTCTGTATTGTTTAAAGACCATGAAGCTGCATTTTTAGCTGGGGTTGCTGCCGCTGAAACAACTGAAACAGACCATGTTGGGTTCATCGGTGGACAACAAAGTGCTGTTATTGACCGTTTTGAAGCTGGTTTTGTAGCTGGTGTACAAGATGTTAATCCAGATATTAAAATTGATGTTGAGTATGCTGGATCATTCGGAGATGCTGCTCTTGGAAAACAATTAGCAGCTGCAATGTATAGTTCAGGAGCAGATATTATTTATCATGCATCTGGAGATACAGGTAATGGTGTGTTCTCAGAAGCTATCGACCGCATGAATTCTAATCCAGATCAAAAACTTTGGGTAATCGGAGTTGACCGTGATCAAACTGCTGAAGGTGAATACGATGGCGGAAACTTAACACTTACTTCAACACTTAAAGGTGTAGGACAAGCTGTTCAAGATATCGCAAATGCATCAATGGAAGGCAACTTCCCAGGTGGAGAAATCAGTAACTTTGGTTTAGCTGAAGATAGCGTAGGCATTACTGAAGGGGCATTATCTGAAGACGTAATCAAAACAGTTGAAGATTACAAACAACAAATTATTGATGGAACAATTACAGTTCCAGAAGCACCATAA
- the yidC gene encoding membrane protein insertase YidC, with product MKNLKKLFLSGALLSVVVFLSGCMAHDSDGNPSGLIYEFLVVPTQQIIIQLANLFNGSYGLAIIAITLIVRLIILPLNLNQSKKSIIQQEKMALIKPEMEEVQKKQKAAVTPEEKAAAQQELMSLYKDNNMSMLGGIGCLPLLIQMPIFTAMFQAINLSGEISNSTFLGFSLGNQNIALAIAAGAVYFVQSYVSMIGLPEEQKKQMRTMMYVSPIMILMVSFTSPAGLGLYWFVGGIFAVFQTIITNFIFKPRIKAQVEAEAKKRPVKPKRTIKQAEPVNQQSTALTGSSVKTNARGRNAGKQQKNR from the coding sequence ATGAAGAATTTAAAGAAATTATTTTTATCAGGAGCGCTTTTAAGCGTTGTGGTATTTTTGTCAGGGTGTATGGCACATGACTCAGATGGAAACCCCAGTGGTTTGATTTATGAATTTTTAGTGGTTCCTACTCAACAGATAATCATACAGCTTGCTAATTTGTTTAATGGTAGTTATGGATTAGCTATTATTGCTATCACATTGATCGTTCGTTTGATTATTTTACCATTAAATCTAAACCAATCTAAAAAATCAATTATTCAACAAGAAAAAATGGCTTTAATCAAACCAGAAATGGAAGAAGTTCAGAAAAAACAAAAAGCAGCTGTTACACCTGAAGAAAAAGCTGCTGCACAACAAGAATTAATGAGCTTATATAAAGACAATAACATGAGTATGTTAGGTGGCATTGGATGCTTGCCATTGTTGATTCAAATGCCTATCTTTACTGCTATGTTCCAAGCAATCAATTTATCTGGAGAAATCAGTAACAGTACTTTCTTAGGTTTTAGCTTGGGTAATCAAAATATAGCTCTTGCTATTGCAGCTGGTGCAGTTTACTTTGTTCAATCATATGTTTCTATGATTGGTCTTCCAGAAGAACAAAAGAAACAAATGCGTACAATGATGTATGTCAGTCCAATCATGATTTTAATGGTCTCATTCACATCTCCTGCTGGTTTAGGATTGTACTGGTTCGTTGGAGGAATCTTCGCTGTTTTCCAAACAATTATTACAAACTTTATCTTTAAACCAAGAATAAAAGCACAAGTTGAAGCAGAAGCTAAAAAACGCCCGGTAAAACCAAAACGGACAATTAAACAAGCTGAACCTGTTAACCAACAATCTACCGCTTTAACAGGATCTTCAGTTAAAACAAATGCTCGTGGCAGAAATGCTGGGAAACAACAAAAAAATCGTTAA
- a CDS encoding FtsK/SpoIIIE family DNA translocase, translating to MASKKKNTTAKKNANYRHSFEIIGLIFIILSIFSVSQTGFAGIFSANLFRFFVGNTFTIAAILIGIYGLYLIFKGKEPPFKNKRIAGFLLIYSSLLLVQHARLFAPIIHADMNVISATFRFFMIDMVNNEITQSLGGGMIGAVFYAASYFLFSQWGTYFIAGLSCFFGIFLLFQLSFKTFLKKIGNGLMIGWQKIKIHLSELKTIILKKRSESKESTKNEPQKKVKKEKINTVKAVPNVKEEQTTQKEKNEQLQLEIENYQNRVKKPAVDEAKAISAETDDHDGEPIDFEIGAEKENKDYQLPPSHLLNEIPQNDQTNEYAIIQKNVKKLEDTFQSFGVDAKVIKANLGPAVTKYEVQPAIGVKVSKIVSLSDDIALALAAKDIRIEAPIPGKSFIGIEVPNSEVSLVSFRDVIEGQVHNKEKLLEVPLGRDITGSIAMADLAKMPHLLVAGSTGSGKSVCINGIITSLLMKAKPNEVKLMMIDPKMVELNVYNGIPHLLTPVVTNPKKAAQALQKVVAEMERRYELFAASGMRNITGYNQYLQTHNQENGENYPTLPFIVVIVDELADLMMVASNEVEDAIIRLAQMARAAGIHMILATQRPSVDVITGIIKANVPSRIAFAVSSGVDSRTIIDGSGAEKLLGRGDMLFLPMGENKPVRVQGAFISDEEVEHIVTFVTDQQGANYVEEMMPTEETKAAESDVEDEVYEDAVALIVEMQTASISLLQRRFRIGYNRAARLIDEMEMRGIVGPSEGSKPRKVNITHVPGDEQLNESEIEQY from the coding sequence GTGGCAAGTAAAAAAAAGAATACTACAGCTAAAAAGAACGCAAATTATCGTCATTCATTTGAAATTATTGGATTGATTTTTATTATTTTAAGTATTTTTTCAGTTTCGCAAACAGGTTTTGCGGGTATTTTTAGTGCGAATTTATTTCGTTTTTTTGTAGGGAATACATTTACTATTGCAGCAATCTTGATTGGAATCTATGGGCTTTACCTTATATTTAAAGGGAAAGAACCTCCTTTTAAAAATAAACGAATTGCAGGTTTTTTACTCATTTACAGCAGTTTGTTATTAGTCCAGCATGCTCGTTTATTTGCACCTATTATTCATGCGGATATGAACGTTATTTCTGCTACTTTCCGTTTCTTTATGATCGATATGGTGAATAATGAGATTACACAATCTCTTGGTGGAGGAATGATTGGAGCTGTTTTTTACGCAGCTAGTTATTTTTTATTTTCTCAATGGGGAACTTATTTTATAGCAGGGCTTAGTTGTTTTTTTGGAATCTTTTTATTATTTCAATTATCCTTTAAAACATTCCTAAAAAAAATAGGGAATGGACTTATGATTGGTTGGCAAAAAATCAAAATACACTTATCGGAATTGAAAACAATTATCTTGAAAAAACGAAGCGAGTCAAAAGAATCTACTAAAAATGAACCTCAAAAAAAGGTTAAGAAAGAAAAAATAAATACTGTTAAAGCTGTACCCAATGTTAAAGAAGAACAAACTACTCAAAAAGAGAAGAATGAGCAATTGCAATTGGAAATTGAGAATTACCAAAACCGTGTTAAGAAACCTGCTGTCGATGAAGCGAAAGCAATTAGTGCAGAGACAGATGACCATGATGGAGAACCTATTGATTTTGAGATAGGAGCTGAGAAAGAAAATAAGGATTATCAATTACCACCTTCTCATTTATTAAACGAAATCCCCCAAAATGACCAAACAAATGAATACGCGATTATCCAAAAAAATGTTAAGAAATTAGAAGATACTTTTCAAAGTTTTGGGGTAGATGCAAAAGTTATCAAAGCAAATTTAGGACCCGCCGTAACAAAATATGAAGTCCAACCAGCAATTGGGGTGAAAGTAAGTAAGATCGTTAGTCTCAGCGATGATATTGCATTGGCATTAGCGGCAAAAGATATTCGGATAGAAGCTCCGATACCCGGCAAGTCTTTTATTGGAATAGAAGTTCCAAATAGTGAAGTGAGTTTAGTTTCCTTTAGAGATGTTATCGAAGGTCAGGTCCATAATAAAGAAAAGCTGTTAGAAGTACCACTTGGAAGAGATATAACCGGCAGTATTGCTATGGCTGATTTAGCTAAAATGCCTCATTTACTTGTAGCGGGATCTACAGGAAGTGGAAAATCAGTTTGTATCAATGGAATCATTACTAGTTTGTTGATGAAAGCTAAACCGAACGAAGTAAAATTGATGATGATAGACCCTAAGATGGTGGAATTAAATGTCTATAATGGAATTCCACATCTACTAACACCTGTCGTGACTAATCCCAAAAAAGCAGCACAAGCTTTGCAAAAAGTCGTTGCGGAAATGGAAAGAAGATACGAACTATTTGCTGCTAGCGGGATGCGAAATATTACTGGATACAATCAATACTTACAAACACATAATCAAGAAAATGGCGAAAATTATCCAACATTACCATTTATCGTGGTGATTGTTGATGAGCTAGCTGACTTAATGATGGTAGCTAGTAACGAAGTCGAAGATGCGATCATTCGTTTAGCGCAAATGGCTCGGGCTGCTGGAATTCATATGATCTTAGCAACTCAAAGGCCAAGTGTAGACGTTATCACGGGCATTATTAAAGCAAATGTTCCTTCACGGATTGCTTTTGCAGTTTCCAGCGGTGTTGATTCGAGAACGATAATTGACGGCAGTGGAGCAGAAAAATTATTAGGTAGAGGAGACATGTTATTCTTGCCAATGGGCGAAAATAAACCGGTTCGTGTACAGGGTGCATTTATTTCTGATGAAGAGGTTGAACATATTGTGACATTTGTAACTGATCAACAAGGCGCAAATTATGTTGAAGAGATGATGCCTACAGAGGAAACTAAAGCTGCAGAAAGTGATGTCGAAGATGAAGTATATGAGGACGCAGTGGCTTTGATCGTTGAAATGCAGACGGCAAGCATCTCTTTATTGCAACGACGTTTTAGAATCGGCTATAATCGAGCAGCTCGTCTGATCGATGAAATGGAGATGCGAGGCATAGTTGGCCCTTCAGAAGGCAGTAAGCCTCGTAAGGTGAATATCACTCACGTTCCTGGCGACGAGCAGTTAAATGAATCAGAAATAGAACAATATTAA
- a CDS encoding DNA topoisomerase 3 produces MKTLIIAEKPSVGKEIARVLGATQKSKTFIEGKDVIVTWALGHLLGLKMPEEYKSEWATWDLNTLPLVPEKMLTKPLKNTSGQLKAIKQLANRKDVGSAVIATDAGREGELVARWILEYVHFNKPVKRLWISSQTDKAIKDGFKNLQPSEKYTNLYESAVARSEADWLIGLNVTRALTVKYQDNLSAGRVQTPTLAMVRKQEAKIASFVPETYYTVQLMMDGKRASLKSGAPHKYTKREEAENLVASLKNKPIVVVDVKEKQSIQQAPLPYDLTELQREANQRYQFSAKKTLSLMQTLYERHKVLSYPRTDSKYLTQDMLGTMKERVMAIQGFAPDDVKKILKNGAQVTLKSIFNTSKVTDHHGIIPTEERPRPEKMEADELKIYRMVVERFIGLFLPAYKVSKTTIVFSAEDILFHLQQEVVLEKGWKKDIQKLEGNDYQLNEQFNSPVYTIQKQLTEAPARLSEGALLQNMENNGLGTPATRAEIIEKLISSDLMERTQNKLSTTPKGQQLLTLVNPALVTPELTSKWEKSLEEIAKGILRKEEFLTQIKKETARLVTEIKNSTQTYKDHSLTSKICPDCGELLKERNGRDGKVLVCSSSTCSYRRRKDPKLSNHRCAQCHRKMEIHEGKTGKYFKCKYCNVTEKIEGKNSKKPSKHETKKLMKKINQQEEEAESPLALAMKAALEKKG; encoded by the coding sequence ATGAAGACATTAATTATCGCTGAAAAACCGAGTGTAGGTAAAGAGATTGCAAGGGTATTAGGTGCAACACAAAAAAGTAAAACATTTATTGAAGGAAAAGACGTCATTGTTACCTGGGCGTTAGGTCATCTATTAGGATTAAAAATGCCTGAAGAATATAAAAGTGAATGGGCAACATGGGATTTGAACACTTTGCCATTAGTTCCAGAAAAAATGCTGACTAAGCCTTTAAAAAATACAAGTGGTCAGTTAAAAGCAATCAAGCAGCTGGCTAATCGAAAAGATGTTGGGTCAGCAGTGATTGCTACGGATGCTGGACGCGAAGGGGAATTGGTTGCACGATGGATATTAGAGTATGTTCATTTTAATAAACCAGTAAAAAGACTTTGGATTTCTTCGCAAACTGATAAGGCCATTAAGGATGGTTTTAAGAACCTTCAACCTAGTGAAAAGTATACTAACTTATATGAATCCGCTGTTGCTCGTTCTGAAGCAGATTGGTTAATTGGTTTAAATGTCACGAGAGCATTGACAGTCAAGTATCAAGATAATTTATCGGCTGGAAGAGTTCAAACGCCAACATTGGCTATGGTAAGAAAGCAAGAAGCAAAAATTGCATCTTTTGTTCCAGAAACGTATTATACGGTCCAATTGATGATGGATGGAAAAAGAGCCTCATTAAAAAGCGGAGCTCCTCATAAATATACTAAACGCGAAGAAGCTGAAAATTTAGTAGCTTCGCTAAAAAACAAGCCGATAGTTGTAGTAGATGTAAAAGAAAAGCAATCCATACAGCAAGCGCCATTGCCATATGATTTAACTGAACTTCAACGTGAAGCCAACCAACGCTATCAGTTTTCAGCAAAGAAAACATTGAGCTTGATGCAAACTTTATACGAACGTCATAAAGTGCTGTCTTATCCAAGGACAGATTCTAAATACTTAACTCAAGATATGTTAGGAACAATGAAAGAAAGAGTAATGGCAATTCAAGGATTTGCTCCGGATGATGTAAAAAAAATTCTTAAAAATGGTGCTCAAGTAACTTTGAAAAGTATTTTTAATACTTCAAAAGTGACAGATCATCACGGCATCATTCCAACTGAAGAACGTCCGCGACCAGAAAAAATGGAAGCAGATGAACTGAAAATATATCGGATGGTTGTTGAACGGTTTATTGGGTTGTTTTTACCAGCTTATAAAGTATCTAAGACAACCATTGTATTTTCAGCTGAAGATATTTTATTTCATTTGCAACAAGAAGTTGTGCTGGAAAAAGGATGGAAGAAAGACATTCAGAAACTAGAAGGAAATGATTATCAGTTAAATGAACAATTCAACAGTCCGGTTTATACCATCCAAAAACAACTCACAGAAGCCCCAGCTCGTCTTTCAGAAGGTGCTCTTCTACAAAATATGGAAAATAATGGATTAGGTACACCTGCTACTCGTGCAGAAATCATTGAAAAACTCATTAGTAGTGATTTAATGGAACGTACTCAAAATAAATTGAGTACAACTCCTAAAGGCCAGCAACTACTAACATTAGTCAATCCAGCATTAGTGACTCCAGAACTGACAAGTAAATGGGAAAAATCTTTAGAAGAAATTGCAAAAGGCATCTTGAGAAAAGAAGAATTTTTAACACAAATAAAAAAAGAAACAGCTCGATTAGTAACTGAGATCAAAAACAGCACGCAAACCTATAAAGATCATTCTCTAACCAGTAAAATTTGCCCAGATTGTGGTGAATTATTGAAAGAACGTAATGGACGTGATGGGAAAGTGTTGGTTTGCAGTAGTTCTACTTGTTCTTACAGACGCAGAAAAGATCCAAAACTATCCAATCATCGATGTGCACAGTGCCACCGTAAAATGGAGATTCATGAAGGTAAAACTGGGAAATACTTCAAATGCAAATATTGTAATGTGACTGAAAAGATTGAAGGGAAAAACAGTAAGAAACCAAGTAAACATGAAACAAAAAAATTAATGAAAAAAATTAATCAGCAAGAGGAAGAAGCGGAAAGTCCTTTGGCTTTAGCGATGAAAGCAGCGTTGGAGAAAAAAGGATAA
- a CDS encoding sensor histidine kinase, with product MFTQEEENFREILFGSSTRLADENKIKDSDSTSLSKSTVYSAFHPSYFPDAMELIGEYDQRNATFEDSGNYEDSLYAKMNEEDVIVRVYTPSSRLLFESKLGDFPFEVSSEPVIKMINVNGEEGYYGVTPVISDETKQIIGYVQVIDGMADYHNMIEVTIISLVAMGFAALIFSGILGYLLALNFLKPIKNITNTMNDLRQDTSSTSRIEVDEGNDELDHLSIVFNDMLDKMQKYIEQQKQFVEDVSHELRTPVAVMEGHLKLLDRWGKDDPEILDESLSASLQEITRMKSLVQEMLDLSRAEQVEIHYKNEKTAIKPIIQQTYNNFKMIHPDFVFNLDDDIFEELYVSIYRNHLEQILVILLDNAVKYSTDRKEVHISVATDDREVQIAIQDFGEGMTPEDAEKIFNRFYRIDKARSRHKGGNGLGLAIAKELLIGYNGSITVESVLDYGTIFRITLPIYKDEV from the coding sequence ATGTTTACACAAGAAGAAGAAAATTTCAGAGAAATTTTATTTGGATCTTCCACCCGTTTGGCAGATGAGAATAAGATAAAGGATAGTGATTCAACCTCATTATCAAAGTCAACGGTATATTCTGCTTTCCATCCTTCATACTTTCCGGATGCTATGGAATTAATAGGAGAATATGATCAACGAAATGCAACTTTTGAAGATTCTGGAAATTACGAAGATTCTTTGTACGCTAAAATGAATGAAGAAGATGTAATCGTACGAGTCTATACTCCGTCATCACGATTACTTTTTGAGTCAAAATTAGGGGATTTTCCTTTTGAAGTAAGCTCGGAACCAGTTATAAAAATGATAAATGTAAATGGTGAAGAAGGTTATTATGGAGTTACGCCTGTTATTTCCGATGAAACAAAACAAATCATTGGTTATGTCCAAGTGATTGACGGAATGGCTGATTACCATAATATGATTGAAGTTACCATTATTAGTTTGGTAGCTATGGGTTTTGCTGCGCTGATATTTAGTGGAATTTTAGGTTATTTATTGGCATTAAATTTTTTGAAACCAATAAAAAATATTACAAATACAATGAATGATCTTCGACAAGATACTTCATCCACCTCTCGAATTGAAGTTGATGAAGGCAACGATGAATTAGACCATCTTTCCATTGTATTTAACGATATGTTAGATAAAATGCAAAAATATATAGAACAGCAAAAACAATTTGTAGAAGATGTTTCACATGAATTAAGGACTCCTGTCGCAGTTATGGAAGGACACTTAAAGTTATTAGACCGATGGGGAAAAGATGATCCTGAGATATTAGATGAATCTCTTTCTGCATCGCTACAAGAAATTACAAGAATGAAAAGTCTAGTTCAAGAGATGTTAGACTTGTCTAGAGCTGAACAAGTAGAAATTCATTATAAGAATGAAAAAACAGCTATTAAGCCGATTATTCAGCAAACCTACAACAATTTTAAAATGATTCATCCTGACTTTGTGTTCAATCTAGATGATGACATTTTTGAAGAGCTTTATGTATCGATTTATCGCAATCATCTTGAACAGATTTTAGTTATTTTATTGGATAATGCAGTAAAATATTCTACTGATCGTAAAGAAGTGCACATCTCAGTTGCAACTGATGATAGAGAAGTTCAAATTGCTATTCAAGATTTTGGTGAAGGGATGACTCCTGAAGATGCAGAGAAGATTTTTAATCGTTTCTATCGCATTGACAAAGCTCGTAGCCGACATAAAGGTGGAAATGGACTTGGTTTAGCAATTGCAAAAGAATTGTTAATTGGGTACAACGGAAGCATTACGGTAGAGAGTGTCCTAGATTATGGAACAATTTTTAGAATAACTTTGCCTATTTACAAAGATGAGGTGTAA